The window AAGCTAGCTTCCTAGCTAAGCCGGCTAGATTATATCATGACAACCCCATGCCTTGTTTGGTAGGAGGAGGCTTCAATATTATTAGAAATGAGAAAGAAAAAACAAATCTGCTCATAATGAGCAGTGGACTTTTATGTTTAGTGCAATTATTGAGCAAGTTGGGCTGAGAGAATTGCCCCTAAATGGGAGACAATTTACTTGGGCTAAAATTTGGCTGATCCTACCTATGAAAAATTAGATGGGGTGTTAATGTGTCCAGCTTAGGAAGAAAAATATCCATTGACTATACTACAGGCCTGTGCTAGGGAAGTATCAAACCACACTCCATTGTTTCTAGACACCGGGGAAGGATAGCTGATAAACACATTTCAGATATGAAAATGCATGGGCTTTGAGAGATGGGTTTAAAGAATTGGTATATAAAACTTGGAATGATAGATATACTGGAGATATCTTAGAGCGGTGGTAGCTTAGATTGAGAAATTTGAGGAAGAAAACCAAAGGATAGAATAGAAATGTCGATGCATGGTATAAAAGAATTAAAAATTGACATTATTAAAGAGCTAGATGAGATTGATAAAAAAGTTGAGGTTATGGGATTAACTGTTGCAGATAGAACAGAACAAAAAGAATTAAGAGATCAACTGAAAAGAGTAATGATTCAGGAAGAAATGAAGCGGCTTCAGAGATATAAAGATAAGGAAATTACATATGGGGATGGTAACACCAGATATTACCATGCAAAGGTGAATGGGAGAAGGAGAAATAATATAATCGTTTCTTTAGAACAAAAAGACAGAATGGTGAAGGGGAGGAAAACTTAATGAAGTATATTACCAACTTTTATAAAAATTTGTTTGGGCGACCTGAAGAAACCCAGACCTCCATTAAAGATTTGGAGTTAAAAATTagtgaagaagaaaataaaaatttaatggCACCCTTTCCTCTCGATGAGATTAAGGAGGTGGTTTTGGGGGTAAAGAAAAATAAGAGCCCTGGACCAGATGGGTTCCCCGCTGATTTCTATCAGGAGTTTTGGGACTTGGTCAAATGGGACATTAAGGCTTTGGTGGAAGAATTTGCCAAGGGGAAAATTGATATCTCTAGACTTAACTATTGTATCATTACCCTAGTCCCAAAAACAGCTGAtgccaaacaaatacaaaagtttagACCAATATGCTTATTAAATGTAAGTTTTAACATCATCACAAAAGTGTTGATGAACATGCTAACCCAATATGTGTTTCCTATCATCTCTAAGACTCAAACTTCCTTTATCAAAGGGAGGTACATAATGGAAGGGGTTGCAATTTTACATGAAGCTCTAAATACATTCCATAGGAAGCAAGATGCACTAATTTTTAAGTGGATTTTGAGAAATCATATAACAAAATTAAGAGGCCCTTTGTGGTTCAGATGTTAAATCTCAGAGGTTTCCCTGTTAGGTGGTGTGATTGGGTTATGGAAACAATGAGAGGAGGACATGTGGAGGTGAAGGTCAATGATGAAATTGGACCTTATTTTAGGACATATAAAGGGCTTAGACAGGGAGTTGCAATGTCACCCCTCTTATTTGACTTAGCTACTGATGCCTTGGCTGTACTTATGAATAATGCACTGGAACATGATTTGGTCAAGGGAGTCCTGGGGGATGAAAATAATAAATGGGTTAACATGCTACAATATGCAGATGATAAAATCGTCCTAATCCAAGATGATATTGAAAGTGTTAAAAACCTTAAGTTTATCCTGGGAGCCTTTGAACAAATGTCTGGACTCAAAATCAATTTACATAAAAGTGAACTGGTGCTCTTTGGGAAAGCCAAGGAAAAGCAAGACATATATCAGGAAATCCTTACTTGTAAAATGAGTATGATGCCTATAAAACATTTAGGGATGCCAGTATCTGACTCTAGAATTAGAAACACTCACTCGAAGTGCGTGATTGAATTTTTTTAGAAAATATGTAGTTGTTGGCAAGGGAAATTGTTGGGCTCTATTGCAGGGAGAATTACTTTAGTTCAGGATTGCCTGACAAATATACCCCTCTTTATGATGTCCTTTTATCCTATGCCTAAAGGCGTGATCAGGAAAGCTGATTTTTACAGAGCTAGGTTGGTATGGCAAGAAGATGATAATATTAAAAAGTATCATTTAGTGAACTGGAAAATTTGTTGTCTATCCAAAGAGGTAGGGGCTTGGGGATCTTAAACCTAGGATTAATGAATGTTTCCTTATTAGCTAAATGGTTCTGGAAAATGGAAACAGAAGAAGGCATGTGGCAAGAAATAATACATAGGAAATATAGGGGAATTGTTGTCTTTCTAGGGCCACAAAAAAACCTGGGGACTCCCAGTTTTGGTCCAATTTGATGGATGTCAAAGAGGTTTTCTACAGATTTGCTCAAAAGAAGCTGGGAGATGGGGAAAATACTAGGTTTTGGGAAGTTATATGGGTAGATGATAAAATACTGAAAGAAGCTTATCCCAGATCATATGACCTATGTTTTGACCACAACATAACAGTGGCAGAAGCCATTCAGAAAGGATGGCGGGGGTTTAGATTCAGAAGAACACTGTATGGGGATACTTTGGGGCTATGGAATAGTCTTAAGAGTAGATGTGAGGAAATTGAAATGGGAGAGGGGAGAGATGAGACAATATGGACCCTTATTGCTGACATTTGTTTTTTTGTCAAATCCTTATATGGAAGCTTGGCGGCTGTAGATCTCAACTTCCTGCAAAAATTCTTGTGGAAATTTAAGGTCCCAGCTAAAATTAAGGTCTTCCTGTGGCTAGTCAACAGGAAGAGCATACTTACTAAAGACTCCCTCCTAAATAAAGGATGGAAAGAAGAAAAGAATTGTGTGCTTTGTGGAAAAGATGAATCGGCAGATCACTTATGTTTTACATGTTCGGCTGCATCCGTGATTTGGAGCTTGGTTAAATGCTCATTTGGGTTGGAAAAAACTCCTGCATCAATTCAGGAATGCTTGGGGCGGTGGTTGgataaatttaggaaaaatgataaGAAACTGGTTCTAGTGAGCAAAACTACTAGAACGAGTAGCAAGTGAAGCCTATGCTGCTTCGCTGGGATGGAGAATCAACGTGGCGCGACTGGAAGGATGAGCAAAAAGCCTCCCCATGCTGTAGCTGATAGTCTTCGTTTGGTTTGGTTATCTGTTGTGGATTATCTTTTGGAGTTTGATGTTCTTCGAATGGGTGAATGTAATATAAAGACTATGATGTGGTACCTGTTCGTCGACTCACTTAGCTCTGAACATTTCCCATCGGANNNNNNNNNNNNNNNNNNNNNNNNNNNNNNNNNNNNNNNNNNNNNNNNNNNNNNNNNNNNNNNNNNNNNNNNNNNNNNNNNNNNNNNNNNNNNNNNNNNNNNNNNNNNNNNNNNNNNNNNNNNNNNNNNNNNNNNNNNNNNNNNNNNNNNNNNNNNNNNNNNNNNNNNNNNNNNNNNNNNNNNNNNNNNNNNNNNNNNNNNNNNNNNNNNNNNNNNNNNNNNNNNNNNNNNNNNNNNNNNNNNNNNNNNNNNNNNNNNNNNNNNNNNNNNNNNNNNNNNNNNNNNNNNNNNNNNNNNNNNNNNNNNNNNNNNNNNNNNNNNNNNNNNNNNNNNNNNNNNNNNNNNNNNNNNNNNNNNNNNNNNNNNNNNCGTCGCTCTCTTTAGTTCTTGAATGCTATGGTATtctttaatgaaaatcggaaggagaGAGCCcttcttttataaaaaaaatccaaaaaaagtatTTCAAATGTGTTAacataattttaaaaaatgttcatcaaactcataaaatgttcaaaacaaaaaaaacaagaaTATAGGGGGCGCCTGACAGCCAAGCCCCCACCGCCGAAGAGCCCCCCGTCCATGGGCCTCCAATCCACCCTGCAAAACTCAACTCGTAGCACATGGGTCTTAAACTGAACCCAGCTTATTTGCCAAAAAAAAGGTGTCTCAAAAAAAATTTGCCAAAAAAAACATGATCTCATTAAAAAAAAACAGAACGTCTTAAACTGAACCCAGCTTATTTGCCAAAAAAAACATGATCTCATTAAAAAAAAACAGAACACCACCTTCAGTCATTAAACGAACAGCATATCTACTACCACTCAGGAGTACTGCGTATCACAATCTGGAGATGATGCATAGGACGACACCATTGTCCGGGCAAAATATTTAGTCTATTGTCAATATATGTTTTCTGATTAACACATCAAAGCTAAAGCCAAAGGCGGTATGAACTTGGCAGTTGCCACCGTCACAGAATGTACAGGTTCACTTTCATGACTCAAAGGTTCTCGTATGAACAACTACACCCTCAAAGCAGCAAACATGAAATCTTCTCGCGCATTGCTGCCACAGAAACGACAACACTGTCATAGAAGATCGCAGGGCTGTTAACCAAATCCAGGAGGTGCATCAAATCCAGGAGGTGCATCAGGATCCTCATCATCGACGTCCCCCAAGCTACCAGCGGCGACTAGCTCACCACCATTTGATTTCACTTGGGCATGATTCTGCCCATCATCACATGGCTGTTCCTGCTTTACTATGATGTTGCTGCGCTGAAGGTCACTCAAACCAAACCCTGGTGGTTCCTCTGGATCATCATCTTCCACCTGGACAGTAACAGGGGCTGATGCCTTTGCTGGCGAAACTTGCTCTCCTTTGCCATTTCTCTTCAGCTTCTTGGGAGAAGGCCCTGTGTCCTGTTGCTGTTCAGGGTTCATTATCCTATCAAAGACAGCTTCCACACTTCCTCGGATATCAGTTTCACCTGACTGGATGACACTCCACACCTCATCTGATATTTGACCCATTATTTTGCTCCTGATATGGAAATGCAACATAATAACAGATGAGTTACTGATATCTCTGGTGCATAGTAGTAACAACTCCCAGTATTTGGAGTAAGTTAAAAAACACTAAACCCAGAGATAGTGGCTCAGCTTACCCTATGTCTTGAAAAATCGCATCAGAGAGTTCTTTTAGCTTTAACTTTTCAGAGCCATCTTCACTTAGTACCATTGACTGCTTCACTTCTGTGATTATGTTGTTGCGCAGCACCTCCTGAAAAAAATGACTTGCCATTAACTTATAGAATTGCACAGCATTGAGATCTTATCTGGTGCACAATGATGTGCTTATTAGTCCAGAGTCCGGACAGCACCGGGAAAGAATACTAATGTGGCACAAGGACTGCCGCTAAGGTGATGCATGACATGTGTTAAAATGCATATAAAAGGTTAAAAGTGGCATGTGTGTAAATGATCCCAAAGAACACACCTGTGGTATAGTTGAAATATGTCAACATTGAATAACTTACATAGTAAAAACAGATAGAACACTGCTAT is drawn from Triticum dicoccoides isolate Atlit2015 ecotype Zavitan chromosome 4A, WEW_v2.0, whole genome shotgun sequence and contains these coding sequences:
- the LOC119285021 gene encoding uncharacterized protein LOC119285021, with product MADLGSFGRRRQPTAAEVVGRLKDDGDFDALRRAIVRKVKDNEVLRNNIITEVKQSMVLSEDGSEKLKLKELSDAIFQDIGSKIMGQISDEVWSVIQSGETDIRGSVEAVFDRIMNPEQQQDTGPSPKKLKRNGKGEQVSPAKASAPVTVQVEDDDPEEPPGFGLSDLQRSNIIVKQEQPCDDGQNHAQVKSNGGELVAAGSLGDVDDEDPDAPPGFDAPPGFG